The Algoriphagus halophilus genome window below encodes:
- the rluF gene encoding 23S rRNA pseudouridine(2604) synthase RluF encodes MEENQGIRINKYLSEVGFCSRREGDKLLEAGRITLNGKIPEVGTKVMPNDIVRVDGKPVGKPIQNHVYIAFNKPVGIVSTTDTKGEKNNMIDYIGHPQRIFPIGRLDKDSEGLIFLTSEGDIVNKILRSKNNHEKEYIVTVDKPINDRFIQRMSSGIPILDTVTDPCKVERISRFKFRIILTQGLNRQIRRMCEYLGYEVKQLKRIRIMNVHLDIPVGKWRDLTEKELKELNYLVADSSKTFD; translated from the coding sequence ATGGAAGAGAATCAAGGAATCCGAATCAATAAATACCTGAGTGAAGTAGGTTTTTGTTCCCGAAGAGAAGGTGATAAGCTTCTCGAAGCAGGGAGGATTACTTTAAATGGTAAAATCCCGGAAGTGGGCACTAAAGTAATGCCCAATGATATTGTGAGGGTAGATGGCAAGCCAGTGGGTAAGCCGATTCAAAACCATGTGTATATCGCATTCAATAAACCCGTAGGGATAGTTTCCACCACCGATACCAAAGGGGAGAAGAATAATATGATAGACTATATTGGGCACCCTCAAAGGATTTTTCCAATCGGTAGATTAGACAAGGACAGTGAAGGCTTAATTTTCCTGACCAGTGAAGGAGATATTGTCAATAAAATTCTGCGGTCCAAGAACAACCATGAAAAGGAATACATTGTCACTGTGGACAAGCCTATCAACGATCGCTTTATTCAACGCATGAGCTCTGGGATTCCCATTTTGGACACTGTCACTGATCCCTGTAAAGTGGAACGGATTTCCCGATTCAAATTCAGAATTATCCTCACCCAAGGGCTGAATCGCCAAATCAGAAGAATGTGTGAATATTTGGGATACGAAGTAAAGCAATTGAAACGCATCCGAATTATGAATGTACACCTGGATATCCCGGTAGGTAAGTGGAGAGACTTAACCGAAAAAGAACTGAAAGAGCTCAACTACCTGGTAGCAGACAGTTCAAAAACCTTCGATTAA
- a CDS encoding glycoside hydrolase family 16 protein, which translates to MNIIFRSLFFFLVVVMMQPSFAQEIPTGYQLVWQEEFNEEGSVDLSTWNFEKGFVRNNELQWYQEANVSQKNGILLIQGRREQLANPGFEAGSDNWKKAREFAEYTSSSINTRGKYEFQFGILEVRAKIDTASGMWPAIWTLGVTKPWPANGEIDVMEFYQIKGEQTILANAAWADATKRANWDEAKIPLSKFLENDPQWAEKFHIWKMDWTEESIKIYLDEVLLNEIDLSKTLNPDGFNPFHQPHYILLNLAIGSNGGDPSPTDFPREYQVDYVRVYQRK; encoded by the coding sequence ATGAACATCATTTTCAGATCTCTTTTCTTTTTTTTAGTTGTTGTAATGATGCAACCTTCCTTTGCTCAGGAAATCCCGACAGGATATCAACTTGTTTGGCAAGAAGAGTTTAATGAAGAGGGTTCCGTTGATCTTTCCACATGGAATTTTGAAAAGGGATTTGTCAGAAATAACGAACTTCAATGGTATCAGGAGGCCAACGTTAGCCAGAAAAATGGGATACTCCTGATCCAAGGGAGAAGAGAACAGCTAGCTAATCCTGGTTTTGAAGCGGGAAGCGATAATTGGAAAAAAGCACGGGAATTTGCTGAATATACTTCTTCTAGTATCAATACGAGAGGCAAGTATGAATTTCAATTTGGCATTTTGGAAGTCCGCGCTAAGATTGATACAGCTTCAGGAATGTGGCCTGCGATTTGGACCCTTGGAGTTACTAAACCTTGGCCTGCCAATGGAGAAATTGATGTGATGGAATTTTATCAGATAAAAGGAGAGCAGACCATTTTAGCCAATGCTGCTTGGGCGGATGCAACCAAAAGAGCCAATTGGGACGAAGCTAAGATCCCACTTTCTAAATTTTTAGAAAATGACCCTCAATGGGCCGAAAAATTCCATATTTGGAAGATGGATTGGACGGAAGAATCTATCAAAATCTACCTGGATGAAGTTCTATTGAATGAAATTGACCTAAGCAAAACCTTAAACCCTGATGGGTTTAACCCGTTCCATCAACCCCACTATATTTTACTGAATTTGGCTATTGGCTCTAACGGAGGAGATCCTTCTCCTACAGATTTTCCAAGGGAGTATCAAGTGGATTATGTTCGGGTTTATCAGAGAAAATAG
- a CDS encoding DoxX family protein has protein sequence MNAVQKMEHWADAHHPQWIDFLRVVLGLFIFYKGVLFISNTDALLETMKNADLQFVNLGLAHFVAFAHLVGGILIAMGLVTRFAIAFQIPILLGAVLFVNINQGFLSVSNNLEFETSILVLVLLIVFLIFGSGKFSVDHWMKKHPNG, from the coding sequence ATGAATGCTGTACAAAAAATGGAACACTGGGCAGATGCCCATCATCCACAATGGATTGACTTTTTACGAGTGGTATTAGGCCTATTTATCTTTTACAAAGGGGTCTTATTTATATCAAATACAGACGCTCTCCTTGAAACCATGAAAAATGCGGATCTCCAATTCGTCAATTTAGGGTTGGCTCATTTTGTAGCTTTTGCCCATTTGGTAGGAGGAATTTTGATCGCCATGGGATTGGTCACCCGATTTGCCATAGCCTTCCAAATCCCAATTCTTTTAGGGGCCGTATTGTTCGTGAATATTAATCAAGGCTTTTTATCAGTCTCTAATAACCTGGAATTTGAAACATCTATTTTGGTATTGGTACTGCTGATTGTCTTTTTAATATTCGGATCAGGAAAATTTTCGGTAGATCATTGGATGAAAAAGCACCCAAATGGCTAA
- a CDS encoding outer membrane beta-barrel protein, whose translation MKLRPNLVFTFLLFFGVVSYSNAQVLMSLIFGDKLNTENNAFGLHVDYSFNGITNIEDSKALGLGSLNLGLFFSRKFDDHWAWNLELLGKYVRGAAGVPAYSLMDPELDALYSGTKFDRKISYLSAAPTIRYLTDMGLFLEGGAQFSWRTRKAKDYFEKEVPDGELSLEVDVKNQINQIDASYIVGIGAFIGKYKIDAVGIRYVGGIVNVMKNQGSNKHSQLAIYYNLPIGRGKAGLKD comes from the coding sequence ATGAAGTTGCGTCCCAACCTAGTTTTTACATTTTTATTATTTTTTGGAGTAGTAAGTTATTCAAATGCTCAAGTGTTGATGAGCTTAATTTTTGGCGATAAATTAAATACAGAGAACAATGCCTTTGGATTGCATGTAGATTACAGCTTTAATGGGATTACAAACATTGAAGATTCTAAAGCATTGGGTTTGGGCTCTTTGAATTTAGGCTTGTTTTTCAGCCGAAAGTTTGATGATCATTGGGCTTGGAATTTGGAATTATTAGGTAAATATGTCAGAGGAGCAGCAGGAGTTCCAGCCTACTCGCTAATGGATCCAGAACTGGATGCTCTTTATTCAGGAACCAAGTTCGATCGAAAAATAAGCTACTTAAGTGCGGCTCCCACCATTCGATATTTAACTGATATGGGGTTGTTTCTTGAAGGAGGAGCACAGTTTTCTTGGAGGACAAGGAAAGCAAAAGACTATTTTGAGAAGGAAGTCCCAGATGGAGAATTGTCGCTGGAAGTGGATGTAAAAAATCAAATCAATCAAATTGATGCTTCCTATATTGTGGGTATTGGAGCTTTCATCGGGAAGTATAAGATAGATGCAGTAGGTATCAGATATGTAGGAGGAATAGTGAATGTGATGAAAAACCAGGGAAGTAATAAACATTCTCAGCTTGCTATCTATTATAACCTTCCAATCGGAAGAGGAAAAGCTGGTTTGAAGGATTAA